The following nucleotide sequence is from Nitrospinota bacterium.
CCCGCCTTCTCGGCGGCGATCGCCTCGAGCGTGTCGCCGAGATACTGCTGGTGCTCCAGCCCGATCGGGGTGATGACACCGGCGATCGGTGTCACGATGTTCGTCGCGTCGAGCCGTCCGCCCAGACCGACCTCGAGGAGCGCCAGGTGCAGTACCTCTACCAGGACGACGGCCAGTGGCACTTCATGGATACCGCGACCTACGAACAGATATTCCTGACGGCTGGCCAGCTGGGCGACGAGAAGAATTATTTGCAGGAGAACGTCGTAATTTCAGCTTTGTTCCACAAGGGCCAGCCCATTGGGGTGCAGTTGCCGATCTTTGTCGAGCTAACAATCACTAAAACCGATCCGGGATTCCGCGGCGACACCGCCACCGGGGCCACAAAGCCCGCAACCCTGGAGACGGGGTTCGTCGTCCAGGTGCCGTTGTTCTTAAACGAGGGCGAGCGGGTGCGGATTGACACGCGCACGGGTGAATACAACGAGCGGGCCTGACGTCCCATGGGGGAGAAAAAGCGTATGGACCTTAAGGAGCTTGAAGCCCTGATCGATCTCTTCGAGCGAAAGGGTATCGCTGAGTTGGATTACGAAGATGAGGGACGGCGCATCGTGCTGAAGAAGGCCGTCGCGCCGCCCGTGCCGGCTCCGCAGGTCATTCCTGCGCCGGTCGCCCAGGTGCCGGTTCCCCAGGCCGTGGCAGCGGGAGCCGAGGCACCTCCTGAGGCCAAAAAGGCGATCCCCACCGACGATAAGATGGTGACCGTTGAGAGCCCCATCGTTGGGACCTTCTACCGCGCCCCGGCCCCCGACGCCAGTCCATACGTCGAGGAGGGAAACTCGGTCAAGAAGGGCCAGGTGCTCTGCATAGTCGAGGCGATGAAGCTCATGAACGAGATAGAGTCGGACTTTGAAGGGCGGATCGTCTCCATCCTGGTGGAGAACGCCCAGCCCGTCGAGTACGGCGAGCCGCTCTTTCTCATCGAGCCTCTCTGAGGCCCTTCGCCCCTCCAACCAGGCAGGAGGTCGGGCTCCGCTCATGCCGCCCTTTCAAAAGCTCCTCATCGCCAACCGTGGTGAGATCGCCGTCCGCGTTATCCGGGCCGCGCGGGAGATTGGGCTTACCACGGTGGCCGTCCACTCCGAGGCCGACGCCGACGCCCTCCATGTCACCCTGGCCGACGAGGCCATTTGTATCGGCCCCCCGGAGAGCGCCGGCAGTTACCTCAACATCCCGTCCATTATCGCCGCCGCCGAGATTTCTGATGCTGAGGCCATCCACCCCGGCTACGGCTTTTTAGCCGAAAACGCCGAGTTCGCCGAAATCGTCGAGAATAGCGGGCTCGTCTTCATCGGGCCGACGCCGGAGAGCATCCGTGCCATGGGTGATAAACAACGGGCCAAGGAGATAATGCAGGACGCCGGGGTTCCCATCATCCCCGGAAGCGACGGGAAGGTTTCGAGCCCCGAGGAAGGCCTGGAGGTGGCGGAGTCAATCGGCTACCCGGTGCTGGTGAAGGCCGCCTTCGGCGGTGGCGGCAGCGGCATGCGCGTTGTTGACGTCCCCGAGAACCTGCCCAACGCCTTCTTCATGGCCAAAAGCGAGGCCTCGGTGGCCTTCGGCCAGGCGGACGTCTACATGGAGAAGTACCTCCGCCAGCCCCGGCACATCGAGTTCCAGATGCTCGGCGACAAGCAGGGCAGCATCGTTCATCTGGGTGAGCGGGAATGCTCGATCCAGCGCCGCCACCAAAAGTTGTTGGAGGAGGCCCCGAGCCCGGTTGTCACGCCCGAGCTCCGCGAGGAGATGGGAGCGGCGGCCGTACGGGCCGCCAAGGCTGCGGAATACGTCAACGCCGGGACGGTGGAGTTCCTCCTCGACGATGATTTGAACTTCTACTTCATCGAGATGAATACCCGGATGCAGGTCGAACACCCTGTTACCGAGATGATCACCGGCATTGACCTCATAAAGGCCCAGCTGGAGATAGCCATGGATCACCCGCTGCCATGGACCCAGGAGGAGATCCACTTTCACGGCCACGCTATAGAGTGTCGCATCAACGCCGAGGATCCGAGGAAGTTCACCCCCTCGCCGGGCAAAATCACCTCCCTCGTCTTTCCCGGCGGCTTCAACGTCCGGATCGATACGGCCATCTATCCAGGCTACTTCGTCGTGCCCTTCTACGACTCAATGATAGCCAAGCTCATCGTCCGCGGCCGTGATCGGCCGCAGGCCATCGCCAAGATGCGGGTCGCCCTGGATGAGTTCACCATCGAGGGCATCCAAACGACCATCCCTCTCCACAGGGACATCATGCGCGACCGCCGGTTCCTATCCGGCAATTACACCACAGACTTCCTAGAGCCGACCCCTGGAATCTCCGCTCACGAGGAGCGGGCCGAGGCGCCAGGGTAGATAGAAGGTGGTTCTTCTTAGGGGAGGAGGGGGTCTGGCTGCAGGATGGTCTGGCTCCGCTCGGGGCCGGTGGAAATCGCAAGAATGGGCAGCCCGGTGAGTTTTTCAACCTTCTCCACATAGCGGCGGGCCGCATCGGGCAGCTCCTCCAGGCTCGTGGCCCCGGCCGTCGGATCACGCCAACCCTCAAGCTCCAACAGGATCGGCTCAGCGGCCTCCATCGCGCGAACGTCCGAGGGGATGAACTCCACCGTCTCTCCCCCGATCCGGTATGCGGTGGCGATGGCCACCCGCTCCAGCCCGTCGAGCACGTCGAGCTTTGTCAACACGAGCCGGTCCAGGCCGTTGATCCAGCAGGCGTGCCGAAGCACTACGGCGTCAAGCCATCCGCAGCGCCGGGGCCGCCCGGTGGTCGAGCCGAACTCGTCGCCAACGGCCCTGAGGTGGGCCCCGACCTCGTCGGTGAGCTCCGTCGGCATTGGCCCGCCACCCACCCGGGTCGTGTAGGCCTTGGCGACTCCGATCACCACGTCTATGGCTTTCGGCGGGAGTCCGAGACCCGCGCACGCGCCCCCGATGGTGGGTGTCGAGGAGGTCACGTAGGGATAAGTGCCCTGGTCTATGTCGAGCATGGTTCCCTGGGCGCCCTCGATCAAAATGGTTTCGCCACGGCCCAGGGCCTCCTTGAGCAGCCGCTCCGTGTCGGCCACCATCGGCGCCAGCCTCTCAGCGTAGCCCCGGTACTCGGCCAAGATATCCCCCTCATCCATGGGCGGTAGGTCGTAGAGGGACTCCAGCAGCAGATTCTTTTCGGTCAAGGTTGCGGCCAGCTTCTCGGCGAAATGGGCCTCATCGAGGAGGTCGCCCACCCGTATGCCCTGCCGGGACATCTTGTCGGTGTAGGCCCACCCGATGCCTCGGCCGGTGGTTCCGATCGCCCGAGAACCCTTCCGGGCCTCGCTCGCCGTATCGATCTGGCGGTGGTAGGGCATGATGAGGTGCGCCTTAGCGCTGATCCACAGCCGATCGCGCACTTCAATCCCGCGGGCGGCCAGGGAATCGAGCTCCTGGAACAGCACCGCCGGGTCAATGACTGTCCCCGTGCCGATGACGCATACTTTATCGGGGCGGAAGATGCCTGAGGGGATTTGGTGGAGGACGAACGTCTCCTTGCCGAAGACAATCGTGTGGCCTGCGTTGCTACCCCCCTGGTAGCGGGCCACGATGTCGACCCGGTCGCTGAGGAGGTCCACCACCTTGCCCTTTCCTTCGTCGCCCCACTGGGCTCCGACGACGGCGATGACGGGCATCATGCACCTCCTTGCTCGGCCCGGCCGGTGGCGGAGGCCCGGCGCTTCTGGGCCTCCCGCCTGGCTTCGAAGCGGTGGACGCTCCTCGGCGGGGCTGGCGTGGTCGTCTGGTTCGGGACGCTCCTAGAGGGTGATGGTCTTGGCGACGTAAAGGTTGGGGATGGCCCGGAGCTCCCCAAGGACCTCCTCGCTCACCGGTTGGTCCACGTTGAGCACCGCCACGGCGTCCTCCTTGGGGGCGGTGCGGCCGAGCTGGATCCCGGCGATGTTGATACCGTTGTTGCCGAGTATGGTCCCCACCCGGCCGATCACGCCGGGGGTGTCTCGGTTGGTGAAGACGAGGATGTGGCCCTCGGGGATAGCCTCGAGGCTCACATCGTCGATGCGTACGATTCTAGGGTTCTTGCGCCCGAAGATGGTCCCGCTCGCGGTCCCGCGGCCCTTGTCCGTCACCAGCTCCACCGTGACGAGGTTCGCATAGTCCTCCGTCGCCCGGGTCGTTGACTCGTTCAGCACGATTCCCCGCTGCTTTGCCAAGTAGGGGGCGTTGACGGTGTTGACCGCCTCCTCCATAAAGGTCTGGAGCACGCCCGTCAAGACGTAGAGGGTCAGGGGCGCCGTGCCGCGGGCGATCTCCTCGCCGGCGTAGCGGATATTGACCTCCTTGATCCCGCCGTCCACGTATTGGGCCGCAAAGCTCCCCAGCCTCATGGCGAGGTTTAGGTACGGCCCAAGGAGGCTCACGACCTCGGCGTCCAGCGAGGGTGTGTTGATGGCGTTCCTCACTTCGCCGCGTGTGAAGAAATCCACAATCTGCTCGGCGATGGCAATCGCCACGTTTTCTTGGGCCTCCTCGGTGGACGCTCCCAGGTGAGGCGTGCAGATCACCCTGGGGTGGACGACCAGCGGGCTTTCGGGCGGGGTCGGCTCAACGCTGAAGACGTCGAGGGCGGCCCTGGCCACCTTGCCGCTCTCTAGCGCGCCCAGCAGCGCCTCCTCATCGACGATGCCGCCACGGGCGCAGTTGATGATAAAGACTCCGTTCTTCATCTTGGCGAACTCGTCTGCCCCGATGAGCCCGACGGTGTCTTTGGTCTTGGCGGCATGGATGGAGATGTAGTCGGAGCGGGCCAAGAGCTCATCGAACTCCATCAGCTCCACCCCGACTTTTTCCGCGGCATCCCGAGCGATGTAGGGATCGTAGGCGATGACCTTCATCTGGAGCCCCAGGGCCCGATTGGCCACGATGACCCCGACCCGGCCCAGGCCTACGATGCCTAGGGTCTTGTTGAAGACCTCCACCCCAATGAACATCGTCTTTTCCCACTTCCCTTCCTTCATAGAGTGGTCGGCCTGAGGGATGTTGCGCGACAGCGCCATGAGCATGGCGATGGCGTGCTCGGCCGTGGTGATGGTGTTGCCGCCGGGCGTGTTCATGACGATGATGCCCTTGGCGCTGGCGGCATCCAGGTCCATGTTGTCCACGCCGATGCCTGCCCGGCCGATGATCTTCATGTTCGTGGAGGCCGCGATGACCTCGGCGGTGACATCCGTAGCGCTGCGAATGACGAGCCCGTGGTAGTCTGGGATGACGGCGATTAGCTCCTCGGTGGCCATGCCCGTCTTCACATCGACCTCGAGCCCCTCGGCCGCCTGGAGGATCGCGATCCCTTTGGGTGAGAGGTCGTCGCTGACCAGGATCTTCGCCATCTCCTCAGCCCTCCAGCAGCGTTTGCTGGGCCGCCCGCACACCTGTGCCCAGCTCCACGTCGTAGCCAAGCCGACGGAGCACCATCTCGGTCGCGGCGACGGCCACCATCACGTCCCACTCGAAGGTGTATCCGAGGTGGGCGATACGAAAAATCTTGCCCTTGAGCTGGCTCTGACCGCCGGCGATGGTGATCCCGTAATCATCCCGCAGCATGCGGGGGATCGCCGTCCCGTCGATGCCCTCGGGCACTTTGACGGCCGTGACGGCGTTGGAGGGGCTATCTTTGGCAAACAGCTCGAGCCCGATGGCCTGCATGGCCGATCGCGTGGCGCGGGCCAGCCGATCGTGGCGGGCGAAGACCTGCTCTAGGCCTTCGGCCTGGATGCGCCGCAGGGCTTCGCGCAGGCCTACCACGAGGCTCACCGCCGGGGTGTACGCCGACGAGTTCTTTCGGAGGCTCTCGTACTCCTTCTTGAGGTCGAAGTAGTACTTCGGCAGGGTGGAGCGCTTGACCAGCTCCCAGGCCTTCGGGGTGGCCACACAGCAAAACCCCAGCCCCGGTGGCAGCATGAGGGCTTTTTGCGAGCCGGAGATCACGAT
It contains:
- a CDS encoding elongation factor P, which translates into the protein RLLGGDRLERVAEILLVLQPDRGDDTGDRCHDVRRVEPSAQTDLEERQVQYLYQDDGQWHFMDTATYEQIFLTAGQLGDEKNYLQENVVISALFHKGQPIGVQLPIFVELTITKTDPGFRGDTATGATKPATLETGFVVQVPLFLNEGERVRIDTRTGEYNERA
- the accB gene encoding acetyl-CoA carboxylase biotin carboxyl carrier protein, which produces MDLKELEALIDLFERKGIAELDYEDEGRRIVLKKAVAPPVPAPQVIPAPVAQVPVPQAVAAGAEAPPEAKKAIPTDDKMVTVESPIVGTFYRAPAPDASPYVEEGNSVKKGQVLCIVEAMKLMNEIESDFEGRIVSILVENAQPVEYGEPLFLIEPL
- the accC gene encoding acetyl-CoA carboxylase biotin carboxylase subunit; protein product: MPPFQKLLIANRGEIAVRVIRAAREIGLTTVAVHSEADADALHVTLADEAICIGPPESAGSYLNIPSIIAAAEISDAEAIHPGYGFLAENAEFAEIVENSGLVFIGPTPESIRAMGDKQRAKEIMQDAGVPIIPGSDGKVSSPEEGLEVAESIGYPVLVKAAFGGGGSGMRVVDVPENLPNAFFMAKSEASVAFGQADVYMEKYLRQPRHIEFQMLGDKQGSIVHLGERECSIQRRHQKLLEEAPSPVVTPELREEMGAAAVRAAKAAEYVNAGTVEFLLDDDLNFYFIEMNTRMQVEHPVTEMITGIDLIKAQLEIAMDHPLPWTQEEIHFHGHAIECRINAEDPRKFTPSPGKITSLVFPGGFNVRIDTAIYPGYFVVPFYDSMIAKLIVRGRDRPQAIAKMRVALDEFTIEGIQTTIPLHRDIMRDRRFLSGNYTTDFLEPTPGISAHEERAEAPG
- a CDS encoding adenylosuccinate synthase, with the protein product MPVIAVVGAQWGDEGKGKVVDLLSDRVDIVARYQGGSNAGHTIVFGKETFVLHQIPSGIFRPDKVCVIGTGTVIDPAVLFQELDSLAARGIEVRDRLWISAKAHLIMPYHRQIDTASEARKGSRAIGTTGRGIGWAYTDKMSRQGIRVGDLLDEAHFAEKLAATLTEKNLLLESLYDLPPMDEGDILAEYRGYAERLAPMVADTERLLKEALGRGETILIEGAQGTMLDIDQGTYPYVTSSTPTIGGACAGLGLPPKAIDVVIGVAKAYTTRVGGGPMPTELTDEVGAHLRAVGDEFGSTTGRPRRCGWLDAVVLRHACWINGLDRLVLTKLDVLDGLERVAIATAYRIGGETVEFIPSDVRAMEAAEPILLELEGWRDPTAGATSLEELPDAARRYVEKVEKLTGLPILAISTGPERSQTILQPDPLLP
- a CDS encoding phosphoglycerate dehydrogenase, with protein sequence MAKILVSDDLSPKGIAILQAAEGLEVDVKTGMATEELIAVIPDYHGLVIRSATDVTAEVIAASTNMKIIGRAGIGVDNMDLDAASAKGIIVMNTPGGNTITTAEHAIAMLMALSRNIPQADHSMKEGKWEKTMFIGVEVFNKTLGIVGLGRVGVIVANRALGLQMKVIAYDPYIARDAAEKVGVELMEFDELLARSDYISIHAAKTKDTVGLIGADEFAKMKNGVFIINCARGGIVDEEALLGALESGKVARAALDVFSVEPTPPESPLVVHPRVICTPHLGASTEEAQENVAIAIAEQIVDFFTRGEVRNAINTPSLDAEVVSLLGPYLNLAMRLGSFAAQYVDGGIKEVNIRYAGEEIARGTAPLTLYVLTGVLQTFMEEAVNTVNAPYLAKQRGIVLNESTTRATEDYANLVTVELVTDKGRGTASGTIFGRKNPRIVRIDDVSLEAIPEGHILVFTNRDTPGVIGRVGTILGNNGINIAGIQLGRTAPKEDAVAVLNVDQPVSEEVLGELRAIPNLYVAKTITL
- a CDS encoding alanine--glyoxylate aminotransferase family protein — translated: MSTKKTYLLAPGPTPIPPEVLAAMGQPILHHRAPEYGLILEEVRAGLKYLFQTDEEVVMFASSGTGGMEAAVVNVLSPGDKAICIGGGKFSERWQELCEAYGIEAVPIDVEWGSAVNPTVVADTLQVHPDAKAVYVQASETSTGVRHDVEALAQIVRPTDAILVVDAITAIGVFDVPTDSWGLDIVISGSQKALMLPPGLGFCCVATPKAWELVKRSTLPKYYFDLKKEYESLRKNSSAYTPAVSLVVGLREALRRIQAEGLEQVFARHDRLARATRSAMQAIGLELFAKDSPSNAVTAVKVPEGIDGTAIPRMLRDDYGITIAGGQSQLKGKIFRIAHLGYTFEWDVMVAVAATEMVLRRLGYDVELGTGVRAAQQTLLEG